The following DNA comes from Ricinus communis isolate WT05 ecotype wild-type chromosome 10, ASM1957865v1, whole genome shotgun sequence.
ATGTGGAAGTAGCGCTCTCGAATATCTCTTAACTCTGCCTCTAATGATGATTTTGTTCGTTCAAACTTTTCTTTTGGCACGAATTCGCCTtctgcttttgattttcttggagATCCTGTCCAACCCTTCCGACCCTCGGAGGTTAACCTGCATCCAATCCAATTtcagaatataaaaatttcaggAAATAGCACATAAAACTATTGAGTTGAAGAAGAAACCTGTATTCTGAGACATATTATACTCACCTTTTAACCTGAGGTTTATATCCATTATTTACTTCCACAGACTTGGATACTTCATCCTCAAGCAACTTAACGGCAGAAAAACAGATGTGTTAAAACATTATAATGATACCAATATGGAAAGAGAAAGTACTTATGTAACTGAGGAATCAGAAAATGTATAGGCAAAATCACAGTAGATAAAACTTTTTCATGAAGCTAAAGCAGAAGCTGATGCATACTTCTCTTTGATGTTGATTACTAATAGAATTCACACTTCTCGACTCGCGCAGGCTGCGTTGTTTATCCTTCATCATTATCAACTCTTCTTCAAGAGATTGAGCTCTTGTTCTGCACTTTTGTTTCTCTTCCTCAAGTTGCTGATGCTGCTGCTGAAGTTGTTTGTTTGTTCTCTTGATTCGGTTGAGCTGATTTTTAAGCTCTGCATCTTGTTCGCATAATGCCTCTTTTGCTATAAGGTCACTCTCCAACTGTTGAAGCTTTTCTTGTAAGGCAAATTTATCCTGTTTGCAGTCTTCTAATTCAGAAACTTCCTTCTGCAATTCAGTGATCTTATCGATGCATAAAATTTTCTCCGTTTTCAGCTCTTCGCATTCTTCAGATTTTAGTCTCAATGAAGTTCCAAGTTTCTCTTTCTCGGACTTGATTGCTTTCAGTTCATTCTTCAAAGCCAAAACTTCATCCTCAAGAGATTCAATTTTCTGCAACTGAGCCTTCAAATTTTTACATTCTTCCATGAGTTGCTGCCGCTCATATTCAGAAACTGTAAGATTTAATTCAAGACCATTGAGAGTAGTCTTAAAATTTTCTTCACGTGATCTGTAATTCTCCAACAACTTCAACATTTTTCCATTATCAGCTTTTAGCATTTCTTGACTTTCTTTGGAGGAAGCAAGCTCATTCGTCAGACCTTGAATCTTGATCTTGAATTCTATATTTACGGTATTCAGTTCTGATTCTACCTTAGCAACGTTTTCTCGTAATTTGGATACTTCGTTGGCAGCATCAGATGTTATCCTCTCTCTTTCATTTTGAGTTGCAGAGAGTTTCTTGGTGAGGTCTCCAATCTCTTGCTGAAGATTCTCAACTAGAACCATCTTCTCCATATACATCTCGTTTACTACACTAAGTTTCTTATTCTGCTTCTCATTTTCCTTTAGAAGTGCATCCAGTTCTGAACTTAGGCTCCTCTCTTTCGAAGCACTTTGTTCCAACAATGAACAAATACTTTCTTGCAAAACACTAACTCTTTTTGAGCAATCAGAAAAACTTCTGTGCGATTCCCTTAATTTCGTCTCCAAGTGGTTGCATTGCCCTTCCAATTCCAGCTTTCGCATTTTCAACTCTCCGTTTGATTTCTGAAGTAAACTGCATTCTTCCATGAGACTCTCAGCAGTAGCTTGTAACTTGGGATTTGCACTTCTCAGATGTTCAAGCTCTTCTTCAGCTTCTGACCATCgatttttcatttcttcaaGTTTCTGTTTCGCATCCCTCTTTTGTGTCTCTGTCTCATTTCTCAATCTTGCGATCTCATCTTGAATTATCACTGCATTGGATTTGGAATTCTCCAGCTCCAATTCTATTGATTCTCTATCATCCGTTAAATTCCTTATTTGAGCTTCCATGACAGCTATGCAAGCTGACAACTCTTCATTTTCCTGCTCTAGCTCTGATAAATGAATCTCCAATTCACGTTTACTACTTTCTATCTCTGAAGTTTTCCTTTCAAGAACCTTATTGGCAGAAACATGATTATTCACACTGCTGCTAAGAACCGTTAAATCCTTTTGCAAGGCGTTCATGCATTTCATAGCAATATCACTTTCTCCACTGACAATTTCCATATTTTCCTCTAGCtgacttttttctttttgaagagaagaaaattttTCTTCCAATTCTCTCTGATATCTGTGAAGATTCTCAATCTGCTCTTCTTTTGACAGCAAACCAGCGTCGAGTCTTTCTATCACCTCTCCTTTCTCACTCAATTCCCTACTCAGTTCATTAACTTTGTGTTCCAGATGGAGTTTCAGATTCTCAAGTTCTTGAATTGAAAGATTGTGATCAGTTTCAATCTCCTTGAGAACTTTCTCCCTTACCTTCTCTTCAGGGTCATTATCACTCACTTCAAACCTGGTAGCTGTCAAAGATACACCTTCTTCTGCAgaatttttcttcatttccttAAGCCTGACTAGGAGCTCAAGATTTTCTTCTGTTAGTTCCTGGCAATCACTTTCTAGCTCTTGCAGTTTAGCTTTCAATGATTCAATTTCTTCCATCAGATTTCCAACAGCTTCATCTGCGGACTTCGATTCTGCTAAACAGTGCCTTTGTTTCTGAGTGTCAGATAACTTTGCTTTCAAGCTAACTGTTTCCTTCTCTTTAGCAGATAACTTGCTTTCATATTCTGTCTCAATATCTACAAGAATTTGGTCACTCAAACTCGCGTTCTCTAAgttttggtttttgttttCCAGTACCTTTTCCAGTTCTTGCACTTTAGCTTGCAAAAACTTTTCAGATTCTTGCAGCTGTTGCATCTGGAGCACTAAGTCCTGATTCTTCTCTGCAGCCTGATCATTCTTTATTTCAGCTTTCTGCTTTTCTACAGTTGCTTCCAATTCCTGAAGTACAGAAACAAGTTCAGCATTTGATTCCTGACTCCTATTCAACTGCAGAGTGAGATTAGCGTTTGACTCTTTCTGATATTTGATCTCGTTTTCCAATTCCTTTATGATTCGATTTACTCCTGTATCTTGAAGTTCTAAATCCTCCAAGCCTGAAGGTTTTTTCATTGTCTTCTCCAACAATAGCTTCAACTGTTCAACTTCCTTTTGCAATCCATCACGTTCTGCACAAGCTGCTGACAGCTCAATAgccaaatttaattggtttttGGACTGTTCGGAGTACTCTTTTCTCACCAATTCCAAATCAAGCATCAGCTTCCTGGCATTCCTCTCCCACATCTTAGCTTCACCTCGAAGCTCTTCGATAGTATCTTCTGCAGCTTCAAGTAAGCTCTTAGAAGAATCTGAAATTTTCAAAGATAGTGCAGCAAACTCTTGCGGTTCATCCTGAGAAAGGTTGTCTGAATGTGTAATGCGTGAATTAAACGATGAATGAGACGATTGAGAAGCATTGTCAGCATTAGAACTGCGCGGAGGTACACTATCTTTGGAGCTAGTTGACTCTTGTCCTGCAGTCAGGTTGTGCTCTTCCCTTTCCAGGGAAATTTCTTCTGAATTATAGCTGTGATGTGAATCTGAAACGGGAAAACTAGTGTCCTGGACTGCTTCTCCCCCTCCCTTGaccaaaatagaaaaggaaatggtGAAAAAGGCTTGCAACTCTAACAAAGTTAATCCTGAAAACATGCTTGACATTAAAACCTTGTTTGAATTTTAATCAAGCAAAGATGTACGATCAAGTAAGGCAAAAGAATTGATCATCATATGTATACCTGTCTTCCTTGATCTCCTTGATGTGTAAGGGAGCCCAAATCTCTACTAGAGTAAGATCTAGAACCCTTTGCAATTGAATTATCAGACTCCTCTGACTTGATTTCTGAATTTTTAGAGTCTGCATCGATATCTTCCTTGCTGGAATTTGTTCCTTTTGATTCAGCATCCCTGATTATTCTATGCAGAAAACTCTTTCATGAGACGAGCATATCAATAAATTCTCAAAaggaagggaaaaagaaattgtcaTCATATGTTCTAACCTAATATTTGTTCTTGGTGTCACGCATTGAATCTTGAGCTGCAAATCAGATGAATAAAACAGCATCAAAGCCTTAGACTGATCCAGTATTTATTGCAATGCAAGAACTCTAAATTCAGtagtaaaatagaaaaagcaaaaacaTACTATCTGTTCTACTTCATCCTTATTATCATGCAAAAACAGGGAAGCTATAATTAAGTGAAATGTACTAACAACTGCAAGGATAGAATATTCTGCTATTCCAAATACTTCTTAGACTATTTACATTGCAAAACATGAATAATAACAGATAGTATAAATGGTAGAGCTAGAATACAATTATGAACTCACTTGTAAAATAGTCCCATGATTGCACTTTTTCAATGGAAATGAAACAGGAACAGAATCACTTGAATTCATATATGTTGCCATGTTCAGTATAGCCTCTCCAAGCATGCCAGATCTAGCTGACCCCTATAGTCATGCAAAATGTAAGTGAGAGTTCACCCACTAGTCATCTCCATTTGCCTAATTACATAACAAGTAACAAAAATAGCAATAAGAACATAACTTATTTCTACTGacttaaaattcttttgtttctttctctattaATTGGGCTTCTACTAGGCTCAAACTTGCAATTTCACAGCCTATTATAATTCAACTAACTCAGTTCTAAGCAacgaaaaaggaaagaaggagATTACCATGGCAACAAGAAGCTTATAAGGGCAATCTTCAAGCTCCTTAGAAGACTGGCCATCTTGTGATGCAATCCATATAGATTCTGATACAGTATCTATCCATTGACAATTCCCATTCTTAACAGCTGCTTTACTAGTCTTTGCAATAGTTTTCCCAGTCTCTACTGAGATTACAGAGACAAACAACTTGTCCCATCCTTTTGGCACCTGTTAATGTATACACATTGTTCTACTCATTGTTAGTGTAGTACTTGCAAAAACAAGAACAGAAACAAAAACAagcttataaaattatcttcaaacaagcaaattaaaaaagtGGGTAATGTTTGTTTAATTTACCTGATGTACTTTAAACTGAGAAAACTTGAAATCAATTCTTTCTCCTGATTTTGCTGCAGGCTTAGTCTTGTGCAGCCTGAAcatctcctttttttttttcttttttttcttagtttgTACAGTATGCTACAAGTAccctttttcttgttcttgtttaAGCTGTTATTGCTTTTGCTGTTCAAGCAGTAGgtttaataaattgaaagatggtgaataattaattcaaatgtAAGAACAAGAGGATTAACAGATAATTAagcatatattaattaattaacaggaaatctttttaaaaaaaaacgaCAGAGAAGGAGGGATTAGCTAAGTGGTCATTGTAAAGAAGGGTGATATTTTATGTCCTACCAACTTTGGGCATAACGTCTGTTATAGAAAAAATGATAGAAATAAAGAGTATCATTCTTAATAGAGATGCATGGGATTTTATTACTCTCCACTTATCGTAACTGACTTCAGAACGGCCGAGTCTATCGCATTCCTTT
Coding sequences within:
- the LOC8283939 gene encoding myosin-11 isoform X2, translated to MFRLHKTKPAAKSGERIDFKFSQFKVHQVPKGWDKLFVSVISVETGKTIAKTSKAAVKNGNCQWIDTVSESIWIASQDGQSSKELEDCPYKLLVAMGSARSGMLGEAILNMATYMNSSDSVPVSFPLKKCNHGTILQLKIQCVTPRTNIRDAESKGTNSSKEDIDADSKNSEIKSEESDNSIAKGSRSYSSRDLGSLTHQGDQGRQGGGEAVQDTSFPVSDSHHSYNSEEISLEREEHNLTAGQESTSSKDSVPPRSSNADNASQSSHSSFNSRITHSDNLSQDEPQEFAALSLKISDSSKSLLEAAEDTIEELRGEAKMWERNARKLMLDLELVRKEYSEQSKNQLNLAIELSAACAERDGLQKEVEQLKLLLEKTMKKPSGLEDLELQDTGVNRIIKELENEIKYQKESNANLTLQLNRSQESNAELVSVLQELEATVEKQKAEIKNDQAAEKNQDLVLQMQQLQESEKFLQAKVQELEKVLENKNQNLENASLSDQILVDIETEYESKLSAKEKETVSLKAKLSDTQKQRHCLAESKSADEAVGNLMEEIESLKAKLQELESDCQELTEENLELLVRLKEMKKNSAEEGVSLTATRFEVSDNDPEEKVREKVLKEIETDHNLSIQELENLKLHLEHKVNELSRELSEKGEVIERLDAGLLSKEEQIENLHRYQRELEEKFSSLQKEKSQLEENMEIVSGESDIAMKCMNALQKDLTVLSSSVNNHVSANKVLERKTSEIESSKRELEIHLSELEQENEELSACIAVMEAQIRNLTDDRESIELELENSKSNAVIIQDEIARLRNETETQKRDAKQKLEEMKNRWSEAEEELEHLRSANPKLQATAESLMEECSLLQKSNGELKMRKLELEGQCNHLETKLRESHRSFSDCSKRVSVLQESICSLLEQSASKERSLSSELDALLKENEKQNKKLSVVNEMYMEKMVLVENLQQEIGDLTKKLSATQNERERITSDAANEVSKLRENVAKVESELNTVNIEFKIKIQGLTNELASSKESQEMLKADNGKMLKLLENYRSREENFKTTLNGLELNLTVSEYERQQLMEECKNLKAQLQKIESLEDEVLALKNELKAIKSEKEKLGTSLRLKSEECEELKTEKILCIDKITELQKEVSELEDCKQDKFALQEKLQQLESDLIAKEALCEQDAELKNQLNRIKRTNKQLQQQHQQLEEEKQKCRTRAQSLEEELIMMKDKQRSLRESRSVNSISNQHQRELLEDEVSKSVEVNNGYKPQVKRLTSEGRKGWTGSPRKSKAEGEFVPKEKFERTKSSLEAELRDIRERYFHMSLKYAEVEEEREELVMKLKAANSGKGWF
- the LOC8283939 gene encoding myosin-11 isoform X1; this translates as MFRLHKTKPAAKSGERIDFKFSQFKVHQVPKGWDKLFVSVISVETGKTIAKTSKAAVKNGNCQWIDTVSESIWIASQDGQSSKELEDCPYKLLVAMGSARSGMLGEAILNMATYMNSSDSVPVSFPLKKCNHGTILQLKIQCVTPRTNIRIIRDAESKGTNSSKEDIDADSKNSEIKSEESDNSIAKGSRSYSSRDLGSLTHQGDQGRQGGGEAVQDTSFPVSDSHHSYNSEEISLEREEHNLTAGQESTSSKDSVPPRSSNADNASQSSHSSFNSRITHSDNLSQDEPQEFAALSLKISDSSKSLLEAAEDTIEELRGEAKMWERNARKLMLDLELVRKEYSEQSKNQLNLAIELSAACAERDGLQKEVEQLKLLLEKTMKKPSGLEDLELQDTGVNRIIKELENEIKYQKESNANLTLQLNRSQESNAELVSVLQELEATVEKQKAEIKNDQAAEKNQDLVLQMQQLQESEKFLQAKVQELEKVLENKNQNLENASLSDQILVDIETEYESKLSAKEKETVSLKAKLSDTQKQRHCLAESKSADEAVGNLMEEIESLKAKLQELESDCQELTEENLELLVRLKEMKKNSAEEGVSLTATRFEVSDNDPEEKVREKVLKEIETDHNLSIQELENLKLHLEHKVNELSRELSEKGEVIERLDAGLLSKEEQIENLHRYQRELEEKFSSLQKEKSQLEENMEIVSGESDIAMKCMNALQKDLTVLSSSVNNHVSANKVLERKTSEIESSKRELEIHLSELEQENEELSACIAVMEAQIRNLTDDRESIELELENSKSNAVIIQDEIARLRNETETQKRDAKQKLEEMKNRWSEAEEELEHLRSANPKLQATAESLMEECSLLQKSNGELKMRKLELEGQCNHLETKLRESHRSFSDCSKRVSVLQESICSLLEQSASKERSLSSELDALLKENEKQNKKLSVVNEMYMEKMVLVENLQQEIGDLTKKLSATQNERERITSDAANEVSKLRENVAKVESELNTVNIEFKIKIQGLTNELASSKESQEMLKADNGKMLKLLENYRSREENFKTTLNGLELNLTVSEYERQQLMEECKNLKAQLQKIESLEDEVLALKNELKAIKSEKEKLGTSLRLKSEECEELKTEKILCIDKITELQKEVSELEDCKQDKFALQEKLQQLESDLIAKEALCEQDAELKNQLNRIKRTNKQLQQQHQQLEEEKQKCRTRAQSLEEELIMMKDKQRSLRESRSVNSISNQHQRELLEDEVSKSVEVNNGYKPQVKRLTSEGRKGWTGSPRKSKAEGEFVPKEKFERTKSSLEAELRDIRERYFHMSLKYAEVEEEREELVMKLKAANSGKGWF